A genomic region of Gemmata massiliana contains the following coding sequences:
- a CDS encoding helix-turn-helix domain-containing protein produces the protein MVTTLAKEKDQTGFGLRLKTLRDAKGLSQEALGELCNPKMRGQAIARLEGSGRTPSWETVIRLAKALNVPTDEFLPKD, from the coding sequence GTGGTCACAACTTTGGCAAAAGAGAAAGATCAAACCGGTTTCGGCCTGCGACTCAAAACCCTTCGTGACGCGAAGGGTTTGAGCCAAGAGGCTCTCGGTGAGCTCTGTAACCCCAAGATGCGAGGGCAGGCGATTGCGCGCCTTGAGGGTAGCGGTCGCACCCCATCTTGGGAAACCGTCATTCGACTGGCAAAAGCCCTGAACGTTCCTACCGACGAATTCCTTCCGAAGGACTGA